The Candidatus Krumholzibacteriia bacterium genome segment CAAGGGACATCTGGACCGGGTCGTTCGCGGCACGGTCGAGGAGACTTTGAACTCGCTGCTGGATGCGGAAGCGGACCGGCTGTGCAACGCGCAGCGCTACGAGCGCACCGAGGCGCGTCGCGATACACGGGCCGGCCACTACGAGCGCCAGCTGGAGACTAAGGCCGGCGAGGTGACGCTGAAGGTGCCGAAGTTGCGGCGCCAGACGTTCGAGACAGCCATTATCGAGCGCTACCGGCGGCGCGAGGCGTCGGTCGAGGAGGCGCTGATCGAGATGTACCTGGCGGGCGTTTCGGTGCGGCGCGTGGAGGACATCACGGAGGCGCTGTGGGGCACGCGCGTGTCGCCGTCGACGGTCAGTGATCTCAACAAGAAGATCTACGCGACGATCGAAGCGTGGCGGAACCGTGCGATCGAGGGCGAGCACCCGTATGTGTATCTCGACGGCATCGTGATGAAGCGGACGTGGGCGGGCGAGGTCAGGAACGTCTCTCTGCTCGTCGCGATTGCCGTGAACAGCGAGGGTTTCCGCGAGATCCTGGGCATCGTGGAGGGCGCGAAGGAGGACAAGGCGGGCTGGTCCGGCTTCCTGAAGCACCTGAAGGAGCGCGGCTTGAAGGGCGTGCGGCTGATCATTTCGGACGCCTGCATCGGGCTCGCCGAGAGTGCCGCTGAGTTCTTCCCCGACGCGGCCTGGCAGCGCTGCACGGTGCACTTCTATCGCAACGTCTTCAGCCATGTGCCGCGTCCGAAGATGCGGGAGGTTGCGGCGATGCTCAAAGCGATCCACGCCGCCGAGGATGTGCAGGCGGCACGCGAGAAGGCTCGGCAGGTGGTCGTCAAGCTGCGCGACCATCGCCTGACCAAGGCCGCCGAACTCGTCGAGAGCGGGATCGAGGAGACGCTGGCGTACTATGGCTTCCCGGAGGAGCACTGGCGGCGCATTAGGACGAACAACCCGCTGGAGCGCATCCTGCGCGAGATCCGGCGGCGCACGCGGGTGGTCGGCGCGTTCCCCGACGGTGAGAGCGCGTTGAACCTGGCGGCGGCGCGCCTCAGGCACGTCGCGGGAACGGAATGGTCGACCAAGCGGTATCTATCGATGGAGCTCCTTCAGGGCCAGCAAGCCCTGCCCACGACCGCCTGAGCCCGGGCCGGACGCCGCTCAGCAGAAATCAAATGTGCGAAAGAAACTGGACAGTACCCATCGGCACGACGAGACGTGCGGTGCTGCCCGAAAGCCGACGACGATGGACGAGGGCAGTGGGTCATCGAAATCGATGGGTGCGCGTTCGTCCATGTCGGCTGCAGTCCGACACAGAAAATTCAAGTCCGGCGCGGTGCGCCAGCTGCGGTAATGTGGATTTGCTCTCTGATGCAATGATCGCGAGGCAGCTTTATGCGAGTCGAGCGGACGGTCCGACCCGCAAGCAAGGCTACCGGGTGGACTGCAGATACCTATCTCACTTCCCGACGTGGCAATCTTGCAAGGAGGCAAATCGGAAGAGCCGCCACAGCAACTAATGTGTACATTGTGAACGCATTCAAGTAGCCGATCATCGCCGA includes the following:
- a CDS encoding IS256 family transposase yields the protein MSEDTPIPGSLNNVIRIDDERIKGHLDRVVRGTVEETLNSLLDAEADRLCNAQRYERTEARRDTRAGHYERQLETKAGEVTLKVPKLRRQTFETAIIERYRRREASVEEALIEMYLAGVSVRRVEDITEALWGTRVSPSTVSDLNKKIYATIEAWRNRAIEGEHPYVYLDGIVMKRTWAGEVRNVSLLVAIAVNSEGFREILGIVEGAKEDKAGWSGFLKHLKERGLKGVRLIISDACIGLAESAAEFFPDAAWQRCTVHFYRNVFSHVPRPKMREVAAMLKAIHAAEDVQAAREKARQVVVKLRDHRLTKAAELVESGIEETLAYYGFPEEHWRRIRTNNPLERILREIRRRTRVVGAFPDGESALNLAAARLRHVAGTEWSTKRYLSMELLQGQQALPTTA